A single genomic interval of Zingiber officinale cultivar Zhangliang chromosome 4A, Zo_v1.1, whole genome shotgun sequence harbors:
- the LOC121972635 gene encoding putative disease resistance protein RGA3, whose product MDIVSPILEISGVNHVINKLVDKTTNYLQDQCYWETYLQEELKSLQDLLPQIEAVVYFAEHRLTSYESSDRALIKWLWKFRDVIDEAEDVLDELEYLELERKANSDKSWLSRRVDASVNAAKRLLKFDDVLGRLRTCVKNLNTSASDVEKFLALVTPTGGVGTGQMQQGILPLSHQSRITFSLPVSSFKGRVEEKEKIIKYLLGEESEIQISENVHCLPLVALGGMGKTALAQEVFDHFKNVKKEHFDIKIWVCDSLPDLNSSNLTKKILEYSTGRSESGPLELIPEKLKEKLHSKRFLLVLDDAWDDKNQREWEKLCAPLLYGQKGSWVLLTTRSKSVANMVAREIKGTMMPMMLQGLSEDECLSLLYEHAFAGQDPNGFPLLKEIGREIVKKLKGVPLLAKSIGGALNSKLEADHWTSILRSELWKRSQDSTYNFIPVLTLSYVMLPPRLKRCFAYCSMNSRLQI is encoded by the coding sequence ATGGACATAGTCTCGCCAATACTGGAGATTTCTGGTGTAAATCATGTCATCAATAAACTAGTTGATAAAACCACTAATTATTTGCAAGATCAGTGCTACTGGGAAACCTACTTGCAAGAAGAATTGAAAAGCCTCCAAGACTTACTTCCTCAGATCGAAGCAGTTGTTTACTTTGCCGAACATAGATTAACTTCGTATGAATCTTCTGATCGAGCATTAATTAAGTGGCTGTGGAAGTTCAGGGATGTGATCGACGAGGCTGAGGATGTGCTGGATGAGCTGGAATATCTTGAACTGGAGAGGAAAGCTAATAGTGACAAAAGTTGGCTTTCTAGAAGGGTTGATGCTTCTGTTAATGCTGCAAAAAGATTACTGAAATTTGATGATGTTCTTGGGAGATTAAGGACATGCGTTAAGAACTTGAACACCTCTGCTTCAGATGTTGAGAAGTTTTTGGCACTGGTGACTCCGACAGGTGGCGTCGGCACTGGACAAATGCAGCAAGGGATTCTACCATTGTCTCATCAAAGTAGGATCACCTTTTCTTTACCTGTATCATCATTCAAAGGGCGTgtggaagaaaaagagaaaatcaTTAAGTATTTGCTAGGAGAAGAATCCGAAATTCAAATCAGTGAGAATGTGCATTGCCTTCCTTTGGTAGCGTTGGGTGGTATGGGGAAAACTGCACTCGCTCAAGAAGTCTTTGATCATTTTAAAAATGTGAAAAAGGAACACTTCGACATCAAAATCTGGGTATGTGACTCCTTACCTGATCTCAATTCATCAAATCTTACGAAGAAAATTCTAGAGTATTCAACTGGCAGATCTGAATCTGGGCCATTGGAATTAATACCAGAGAAACTCAAGGAAAAGTTACATTCCAAAAGATTTTTACTTGTCCTAGATGATGCTTGGGATGACAAAAATCAGAGAGAGTGGGAGAAACTATGTGCTCCATTGTTATATGGCCAAAAGGGTAGTTGGGTACTATTAACAACTAGATCAAAATCAGTTGCAAATATGGTTGCAAGAGAAATCAAAGGTACAATGATGCCAATGATGTTGCAGGGATTGTCAGAGGATGAATGTCTTTCACTCCTATACGAGCATGCATTTGCTGGTCAAGACCCAAATGGATTTCCACTGCTTAAAGAAATTGGCAGAGAAATAGTAAAGAAATTGAAAGGTGTACCTCTTCTAGCAAAGTCAATTGGAGGAGCGTTGAATAGTAAACTAGAAGCAGATCACTGGACAAGCATTTTAAGAAGTGAATTATGGAAAAGGTCACAAGATTCAACATACAATTTCATTCCAGTTCTAACACTGAGTTACGTGATGCTTCCACCACGCTTGAAGCGGTGCTTTGCCTACTGCAGTATGAACTCAAGATTACAAATTTAA
- the LOC121972636 gene encoding putative disease resistance protein RGA3 — protein MGKTALAQEVFDHFKNVKKEHFDIKIWVCDSLPDLNSSNLTKKILEYSTGRSESGPLELIPEKLKEKLHSKRFLLVLDDAWDDKNQREWEKLCAPLLYGQKGSWVLLTTRSKSVANMVAREIKGTMMPMMLQGLSEDECLSLLYQHAFAGQDPNGFPLLKEIGREIVKKLKGVPLLAKSIGGALNSKLEADHWTNILRSELWKRSQDSTYNFIPVLTLSYVMLPPRLKRCFAYCSIFPQDYKFNK, from the coding sequence ATGGGGAAAACTGCACTCGCTCAAGAAGTCTTTGATCATTTTAAAAATGTGAAAAAGGAACACTTCGACATCAAAATCTGGGTATGTGACTCCTTACCTGATCTCAATTCATCAAATCTTACGAAGAAAATTCTAGAGTATTCAACTGGCAGATCTGAATCTGGGCCATTGGAATTAATACCAGAGAAACTCAAGGAAAAATTACATTCCAAAAGATTTTTACTTGTCCTAGATGATGCTTGGGATGACAAAAATCAGAGAGAGTGGGAGAAACTATGTGCTCCATTGTTATATGGCCAAAAGGGTAGTTGGGTACTATTAACAACTAGATCAAAATCAGTTGCAAATATGGTTGCAAGAGAAATCAAAGGTACAATGATGCCAATGATGTTGCAAGGATTGTCAGAGGATGAATGTCTTTCACTCCTATACCAGCATGCATTTGCTGGTCAAGACCCAAATGGATTTCCACTGCTTAAAGAAATTGGCAGAGAAATAGTAAAGAAATTGAAAGGTGTACCTCTTCTAGCAAAGTCAATTGGAGGAGCGTTGAATAGTAAACTAGAAGCAGATCACTGGACAAACATTTTAAGAAGTGAATTATGGAAAAGGTCACAAGATTCAACATACAATTTCATTCCAGTTCTAACACTGAGTTACGTGATGCTTCCACCACGCTTGAAGCGGTGCTTTGCCTACTGCAGTATATTCCCTCAAGATTACAAATTTAACAAGTAA
- the LOC121970610 gene encoding uncharacterized protein LOC121970610, whose protein sequence is MWVAVGLIYSDGLEEGSDEEDIANCCFDMLCNKSFFDYNRSPFFYNKSPYGLENDYYTMHDMLNCLACHISHYECCRIVDGTTPSLILDNNTIRHISITCSHAQLHDLANIVSKFKHLRTLCISRQQFEEFIQDACKSPRRIRVLIMDSNLSDRCLKSISDFVKIRFLQIRNNFLQSLSMRKFYFLQVLMGEDDALAKDANKLTNLRHLYEVHEYTLFSVAKVGKLTSLQELCFPISTKPGHRIEELMNMDNLRKLTIKQLSNVRSLEKANMVNLVKKRYLISLELDWNVANNPDDDASNPDLDQPVLAALQPYPTIRELTIRGYKGGRPAPWMDTSLSLLGNLQLNACTSLEELPSLWKLPCLKFLKLNEMNAIRSLGCHFSSQIDIQFPVLEQLGFYDLPLLEEWNGADDYIWFPHLKSFKICDCPKLKKIPDLPLSIKNLTLENLGLEALPRSYNYKCSNGSRTFGGFQRLMMSLETLQISECPKIVQIGLIDEDDDHLLPSSLKELTLSILFKDDDLASYLQGLTLLTGLSLYFSPGVESLPLANELEHLTALQRLYIKSGETLTSPGGLYIIKSLTSLSISDCPKFLSAAEVESEEFLKDKTRKHAVSSSSVFDHSASDKVTSILPSSLEYLSFTDSGISQESLGRCLQGLSSLKDLKVSGCHRLVSLPNIEYLHNLTALQKLRIYDCKELCELESLTGLASLRILEIKRCSKLATTTEQSATKKKKGALPSLEDIDIDDIFYLPMIPISEKLKTLYIISSDKELTCFPSEIEESLLQYRKSLENLHLYRMSHLQSLPASLESFSSLKFLRIHSAPELKSLPRMPASLERLTIYGCSAKLEKRYQKNIGRDCPNIKYIEITADKEDKAEAQVNCNWVSSRLWRSA, encoded by the exons ATGTGGGTGGCAGTAGGCCTAATTTACTCGGATGGATTAGAGGAGGGCTCGGATGAGGAGGACATAGCTAACTGTTGCTTTGATATGTTGTGCAACAAATCTTTCTTTGACTACAATCGGAGTCCATTTTTCTAtaacaagtcaccttatggtttaGAAAATGATTATTACACCATGCATGATATGCTGAACTGTCTTGCTTGCCATATTTCACACTATGAATGTTGTAGAATTGTGGATGGCACAACTCCAAGTCTCATTTTGGATAATAATACTATCCGTCATATATCTATTACTTGTTCCCATGCTCAACTCCATGATCTAGCTAACATAGTGAGCAAATTCAAGCACTTGCGAACCCTTTGTATATCACGTCAACAATTTGAGGAGTTTATTCAAGATGCATGTAAATCACCGAGAAGAATTCGAGTATTGATTATGGATTCTAATTTATCTGATCGGTGTTTGAAAAGCATTAGTGACTTTGTAAAAATACGGTTTCTTCAAATTCGGAATAATTTTCTACAATCACTATCAATGCGTAAGTTCTATTTCTTACAAGTTCTAATGGGAGAAGATGACGCTTTGGCAAAAGACGCAAACAAGTTGACCAATTTAAGACATTTATACGAAGTGCATGAGTATACACTTTTCTCAGTGGCTAAAGTAGGAAAGTTAACATCTCTCCAGGAATTATGCTTCCCTATCAGCACAAAACCCGGGCATAGAATTGAGGAGCTGATGAATATGGATAATCTCCGTAAATTAACCATTAAACAACTTTCCAATGTGCGAAGTCTTGAAAAGGCCAATATGGTCAACTTGGTCAAGAAACGTTATCTCATAAGCCTGGAACTGGACTGGAATGTTGCAAATAATCCTGATGATGATGCAAGTAATCCGGACCTTGATCAACCTGTTCTGGCAGCTCTACAACCCTATCCTACAATTAGAGAACTCACCATTAGAGGGTACAAAGGGGGTAGGCCTGCACCATGGATGGATACTTCTCTTTCTCTCCTTGGAAATCTTCAACTTAATGCTTGTACAAGTTTGGAAGAGCTGCCCTCTCTATGGAAGTTGCCCTGCCTTAAGTTTCtgaaattgaatgaaatgaatgcAATAAGAAGTTTGGGTTGTCACTTCTCTAGCCAGATCGACATACAATTTCCAGTTTTAGAGCAACTTGGATTTTATGACCTTCCCCTCTTGGAGGAATGGAATGGTGCGGATGACTATATATGGTTCCCTCATCTCAAAAGCTTCAAAATTTGTGACTGTCCCAAACTAAAGAAAATTCCTGACCTCCCGTTGTCTATAAAGAATCTCACACTGGAAAATTTGGGTTTAGAAGCTCTTCCACGATCCTACAACTACAAGTGTTCCAATGGTTCTAGGACATTTGGAGGATTTCAGCGGCTGATGATGTCCCTCGAGACCCTTCAAATTTCTGAGTGTCCAAAAATTGTGCAGATTGGATTAATCGACGAAGATGATGATCATCTCCTTCCGTCGTCACTGAAAGAACTTACACTTTCAATTCTTTTCAAAGATGATGATTTGGCAAGTTATCTACAAGGTCTTACTTTGCTCACTGGCTTATCTTTATATTTTTCTCCGGGCGTGGAATCACTTCCTTTAGCAAATGAGCTGGAACATCTGACTGCACTTCAAAGGTTGTATATCAAGAGTGGTGAAACCTTGACTTCACCAGGAGGCTTATATATTATAAAATCTCTTACATCTTTGAGCATTTCTGATTGTCCGAAATTCCTCTCTGCTGCTGAGGTTGAGTcagaggaatttttaaaagacAAGACAAGGAAGCATGCGGTATCATCTTCCTCAGTTTTTGATCACTCTGCAAGTGATAAGGTTACTAGCATCCTTCCCTCCTCCCTTGAATATCTATCTTTTACAGACTCTGGCATTTCGCAAGAGTCATTGGGTCGATGTCTTCAAGGTCTTTCCTCACTGAAAGATTTGAAAGTATCAGGTTGCCATCGTTTGGTGTCTCTTCCCAACATAGAGTATCTGCATAATCTGACAGCGTTGCAGAAATTGAGGATTTATGATTGTAAAGAATTATGTGAATTGGAGTCATTGACGGGACTTGCCTCCCTCAGAATATTGGAGATTAAGCGCTGCTCCAAATTAGCAACAACAACAGAACAAAGTGCCACAAAGAAAAAGAAGGGAGCATTACCTTCACTTGAAGACATTGATATCGACGACATCTTCTATCTACCCATGATACCGATTTCAGAAAAGCTAAAGACCCTTTATATCATAAGTAGTGACAAAGAGCTCACTTGTTTCCCTTCTGAGATAGAGGAGTCGTTGTTGCAATATCGGAAGTCTCTGGAAAATTTACATTTGTATCGGATGTCTCATCTGCAATCTTTACCCGCAAGTTTGGAGAGCTTTTCATCGCTCAAGTTTCTTCGTATACATTCTGCTCCAGAACTCAAGTCACTGCCCAGGATGCCTGCCTCCTTGGAGAGACTGACAATTTATGGATGCAGTGCAAAGCTTGAGAAGCGTTACCAAAAGAACATCGGTCGGGACTGCCCTAACATCAAGTACATTGAAATTACAGCTGACAAAGAGGACAAGGCCGAG GCTCAAGTCAATTGCAACTGGGTCAGCAGCAGACTTTGGCGTTCCGCATGA
- the LOC121972637 gene encoding probable 5'-adenylylsulfate reductase 1, chloroplastic, translating into MRIVRYKRLSAFVDSLFSSQTLDFFCRIYVVGSVKRQDAPVVAAAVAAPVCPRGRLMLARSCRALEPTKRDDSTVHAAMAVEASDTTMGEEDTVNYEKLGKELEIASPLEIIDRALEMFDNEIVITFSGAKDVALIEYAKLTGRPFRAFNLDTGRLNPETYRFFDTVEKHYGINIKHMFPDAREVHTLVRSKGLFSFSEDGYQECCQMRKVRPLRRMLKGLREWITGQRKDQSPDTRANIPVRFCSTAFFLKNWTLCSCGRSNTDDLLAQEAQ; encoded by the exons ATGAGAATAGTCAGGTACAAGCGCCTCTCTGCTTTTGTGGATTCCCTCTTTTCTTCTCAAACTCTTGATTTTTTTTGTCGGATCTATGTAGTTGGATCCGTCAAGCGACAGGATGCACCGGTTGTGGCGGCTGCAGTGGCAGCTCCCGTTTGTCCCCGGGGGAGACTAATGCTGGCACGGTCGTGTCGTGCCTTGGAGCCTACCAAGAGAGATGATTCGACCGTCCACGCCGCAATGGCGGTGGAAGCGTCCGACACCACGATGGGAGAGGAAGACACCGTCAATTATGAGAAGCTGGGTAAGGAGCTCGAGATCGCTTCGCCACTGGAGATCATAGATCGGGCTCTGGAGATGTTCGACAATGAAATCGTCATTACTTTTAG CGGAGCAAAGGATGTAGCTTTGATAGAATATGCAAAATTAACTGGTCGGCCATTTAGAGCCTTCAACCTTGATACTGGGAGGCTAAATCCTGAGACATATAGGTTCTTTGATACTGTAGAGAAGCACTATGGGATCAACATCAAGCACATGTTTCCTGATGCAAGGGAAGTACACACCCTTGTTAGAAGCAAAGGCCTCTTCTCCTTTTCCGAAGATGGGTACCAGGAATGCTGCCAGATGAGGAAAGTGAGACCTCTAAGGAGAATGTTGAAAGGCCTCCGCGAGTGGATCACTGGGCAGAGAAAGGATCAATCCCCTGACACGAGAGCCAATATCCCTGTCAG ATTCTGTTCAACAGCCTTCTTCTTAAAGAATTGGACGCTCTGTAGTTGTGGGCGAAGTAATACTGATGACCtacttgcacaagaagcacaatgA